Proteins encoded together in one Ictidomys tridecemlineatus isolate mIctTri1 chromosome 3, mIctTri1.hap1, whole genome shotgun sequence window:
- the Camkv gene encoding caM kinase-like vesicle-associated protein, which translates to MPFGCVTLGDKKNYNQPSEVTDRYDLGQVIKTEEFCEIFRAKDKTTGKLHTCKKFQKRDGRKVRKAAKNEIGILKMVKHPNILQLVDVFVTRKEYFIFLELATGREVFDWILDQGYYSERDTSNVVRQVLEAVAYLHSLKIVHRNLKLENLVYYNRLKNSKIVISDFHLAKLENGLIKEPCGTPEYLAPEVVGRQRYGRPVDCWAIGVIMYILLSGNPPFYEEVEEDDYENHDKNLFRKILAGDYEFDSPYWDDISQAAKDLVTRLMEVEQDQRITAEEAISHEWISGNAASDKNIKDGVCAQIEKNFARAKWKKAVRVTTLMKRLRAPEQSGTAAVQSGSATDTATPGAAGGAAAASGSATEGDAACATKSENVASADRSATPATDGSTTPATDGSVTPATDGSITPATDGSVTPATDRSATPATDGRATPATEESMVPTTQSSVTPAAKAAATPEPAMAQPDCTTLEGATGQAVPSSKEGATGYAQESGREETS; encoded by the exons ATGCCGTTTGGGTGTGTGACTCTGGGTGACAAGAAGAACTATAACCAGCCATCGGAGGTGACTGACAGATATGATTTGGGACAGGTCATCAAGAC TGAGGAGTTCTGTGAAATCTTTCGGGCCAAGGACAAGACTACAGGCAAGCTGCACACTTGCAAGAAGTTTCAGAAGCGGGATGGCCGCAAGGTGCGGAAGGCAGCCAAGAATGAGATCGGCATCCTCAAGAT GGTGAAGCATCCCAACATCCTGCAGCTGGTAGATGTATTTGTGACCCGAAAAGAATACTTCATCTTCCTGGAGCT GGCCACGGGGAGGGAGGTGTTTGACTGGATCCTGGACCAGGGCTACTACTCAGAACGAGACACGAGCAATGTGGTGCGGCAGGTCCTGGAGGCTGTGGCCTACTTGCACTCACTCAAGATTGTGCACAGGAACCTCAAG CTGGAGAACCTGGTTTACTACAACCGGCTGAAGAACTCGAAGATTGTCATCAGCGACTTCCACCTGGCTAAGCTAGAGAATGGCCTCATCAAGGAGCCCTGTGGGACCCCTGAGTATCTAG CCCCGGAGGTGGTAGGCCGGCAACGGTATGGACGCCCTGTGGACTGCTGGGCCATTGGTGTCATCATGTATATCCT GCTTTCAGGTAACCCACCCTTCTATGAGGAGGTAGAAGAAGATGACTATGAGAACCATGATAAGAATCTGTTCCGGAAGATCCTGGCTGGCGACTATGAGTTTGACTCTCCATACTGGGATGATATTTCTCAAGCAG CCAAAGACTTGGTCACAAGGCTGATGGAGGTGGAGCAAGACCAGCGGATCACTGCAGAAGAGGCTATCTCCCATGAATG GATTTCTGGCAATGCTGCTTCTGATAAGAACATCAAGGATGGTGTTTGTGCCCAGATTGAAAAGAACTTTGCCAGGGCCAAGTGGAAG AAAGCTGTCCGAGTGACCACCCTCATGAAACGGCTCCGGGCACCAGAGCAATCTGGCACAGCTGCAGTGCAGTCTGGCTCAGCCACAGACACTGCCACCCCTGGGGCTGCAGGTGGGGCTGCAGCTGCAAGTGGATCTGCCACAGAAGGTGATGCTGCATGTGCTACCAAGAGTGAAAATGTGGCCTCTGCAGACCGTAGTGCCACCCCAGCCACAGATGGCAGCACCACTCCAGCCACTGATGGGAGCGTCACCCCAGCCACTGATGGGAGCATCACCCCAGCCACTGATGGCAGTGTTACCCCAGCCACCGACAGAAGCGCTACTCCAGCCACGGATGGGAGAGCCACTCCAGCCACAGAAGAGAGCATGGTGCCCACTACCCAAAGCAGTGTCACACCAGCTGCCAAGGCAGCTGCCACCCCTGAGCCGGCTATGGCCCAGCCGGACTGCACAACCCTAGAGGGTGCCACAGGCCAGGCTGTACCCTCTAGTAAAGAAGGGGCTACTGGCTATGCCCAGGAGTCTGGAAGAGAGGAGACCAGCTGA